Proteins encoded in a region of the Brevefilum fermentans genome:
- a CDS encoding ABC transporter substrate-binding protein — protein MKNKLLIALTILMVVLAACTPKEVAKPEEPAVEQPAVEQPVEEVVEKVEEVVEEVVEKVEEVVEEVIEEVEEIVEPASGTITLYTSEPEGKVAEMVADFNKLYPDVTVDVFRSGSGEVIAKIQAEKEAGEIQADLIWFADIDFFDKLADEDLFLVYRPAGSDVVDEMFHYNGDRYQEVRFIFNIIAYNTTLVKTPPTSWKDLLDPQYAGMVGMPSALYSGAAFNHVGTFANMPGFGWEYYEALNDNGVVVERANGGVQAKVASGEFAIVQVVDFMARDVKNEGSPVEHIWPEEGALLIPTPIGILSSTKNPNAAKAFMDYMFTDSAQKLFVKQGYVSVIDGVEPPAGVPDMADFKVLMPDFEYIAANRDLIRSEFERLFGAPVE, from the coding sequence ATGAAAAACAAATTACTAATAGCTTTAACCATCCTTATGGTCGTATTAGCCGCCTGTACTCCCAAAGAGGTTGCAAAGCCTGAAGAACCTGCAGTAGAACAACCTGCGGTAGAACAACCTGTGGAAGAAGTCGTCGAAAAAGTCGAAGAAGTCGTCGAAGAAGTCGTCGAAAAAGTCGAAGAAGTTGTTGAAGAAGTCATCGAAGAAGTCGAAGAGATTGTTGAACCTGCTTCTGGCACCATCACTCTTTACACCTCTGAACCGGAGGGCAAAGTCGCTGAAATGGTGGCTGACTTTAACAAACTCTATCCAGATGTCACTGTGGATGTTTTCCGCTCGGGTTCAGGTGAAGTGATCGCCAAAATCCAGGCAGAAAAAGAAGCTGGAGAGATTCAGGCTGACCTCATTTGGTTTGCCGATATTGATTTCTTCGATAAGTTAGCTGACGAAGATTTATTCTTGGTCTACCGACCTGCTGGGAGTGATGTCGTTGACGAGATGTTTCACTATAATGGCGATCGTTACCAAGAAGTTCGTTTCATCTTCAATATCATTGCCTACAATACCACTTTGGTTAAAACTCCACCAACCAGCTGGAAAGATCTTTTAGACCCACAATATGCTGGCATGGTTGGTATGCCAAGCGCATTATATTCTGGCGCAGCCTTTAATCACGTAGGTACCTTTGCTAATATGCCTGGTTTTGGCTGGGAGTATTATGAGGCACTCAACGATAATGGGGTTGTTGTTGAACGAGCTAATGGTGGCGTGCAAGCCAAAGTGGCATCCGGCGAATTTGCTATTGTACAGGTTGTCGACTTCATGGCAAGGGATGTCAAGAACGAGGGCTCGCCTGTGGAACACATCTGGCCAGAAGAAGGCGCACTTTTAATTCCAACGCCTATTGGTATTCTAAGCTCCACAAAAAATCCTAATGCTGCAAAAGCCTTTATGGATTACATGTTCACTGATAGTGCTCAAAAACTTTTTGTGAAGCAAGGTTATGTCAGTGTCATTGATGGTGTCGAGCCACCTGCTGGTGTTCCCGATATGGCCGATTTCAAAGTCTTAATGCCTGATTTCGAATACATTGCTGCAAACCGCGACCTGATCCGGAGTGAGTTTGAACGGCTTTTTGGTGCTCCAGTAGAATAA
- a CDS encoding sugar phosphate isomerase/epimerase family protein has product MILLGASTLLFDYKLAEVIPMMRDLGYDGVEIWHFHLERTREDIGKLSRLAEQYEALITVHALSWDLNYCSRLPDIREASLQALQKSIALSRDLGAKTVVVHPGRITVPNDTPEANWPLLIEGTQKLVDYAESVDVTLSLEVMEHIPREFFIQPQDATYILEHITSPSFNITFDAAHVPYNIGLIDYFQAMPRVGHIHLSDCSKTKYHLPLGEGTRELDQFLQHLNNIKCTLPIVIEGLEFERTPQLAAKNKLQFDRWMNLIRET; this is encoded by the coding sequence ATGATTCTCCTCGGTGCATCAACCCTCCTTTTTGATTACAAACTAGCTGAAGTTATTCCGATGATGCGCGATTTAGGGTACGACGGTGTTGAGATCTGGCATTTTCATTTAGAGCGAACCCGAGAAGACATAGGAAAACTGTCTAGGCTGGCTGAGCAATATGAAGCGCTAATAACGGTGCACGCCCTTAGCTGGGATCTTAATTATTGTTCACGTTTACCCGATATTCGAGAAGCTTCTCTCCAAGCCCTTCAAAAAAGCATCGCCTTATCTCGTGATTTAGGTGCTAAAACCGTAGTTGTCCACCCGGGACGAATTACAGTGCCAAATGATACACCTGAAGCAAACTGGCCTTTATTAATTGAAGGTACTCAAAAGTTGGTTGATTATGCTGAAAGTGTGGACGTAACACTCTCATTAGAGGTTATGGAACATATCCCCAGGGAGTTTTTTATTCAGCCGCAAGATGCAACTTACATTCTGGAGCATATCACTTCCCCTTCTTTTAACATCACCTTTGATGCTGCCCACGTTCCATATAACATAGGGCTGATTGATTATTTTCAGGCAATGCCTCGAGTTGGACACATCCACCTTAGTGATTGTAGCAAAACTAAATACCATTTACCTTTGGGCGAGGGGACCCGTGAACTAGATCAGTTTTTACAACACTTGAACAATATCAAATGTACATTACCGATTGTGATTGAAGGATTGGAATTTGAACGCACGCCTCAGCTGGCGGCAAAAAACAAACTTCAATTTGATAGGTGGATGAACTTAATTAGGGAAACATGA
- a CDS encoding alpha-ketoacid dehydrogenase subunit beta produces MPEITYRQAIHDAMVEEMRRDKRVFLIGEDIGTYGGAFGVSAGMLAEFGPDRVIETPISEEAIIGTAAGAAMVGMRPIAELMFMDFIFLAMEPLVNQAAKARYMFGGKATVPMVVRLPGGSGTGAAAQHSQSLETILMHIPGLKVVAPSTPYDAKGLLISSIRDQNPVCFVEHKLLYKIKGEVPEEEYLIPLGEADIKRVGRDITIVASGIMVHKSLDAAKIVEEDGISIEVVDPRTLSPLDVDTIAKSVKKTGRLLVVHEAVKTAGWAGEVMASVSETKAWDYLDAPMRRLTGKDVPIPYNRHLEAAAVPQVDDIVREVRAMVNNKY; encoded by the coding sequence ATGCCTGAGATCACTTATCGTCAAGCAATACATGATGCTATGGTAGAAGAGATGCGCCGAGACAAGCGTGTCTTTCTGATTGGTGAAGATATTGGTACCTATGGCGGCGCCTTTGGCGTTAGCGCAGGAATGTTAGCAGAGTTTGGCCCTGACCGGGTTATTGAAACACCAATCTCAGAAGAAGCAATTATCGGGACCGCTGCCGGGGCAGCCATGGTTGGTATGCGACCGATTGCAGAATTAATGTTCATGGACTTTATCTTCCTAGCCATGGAACCCTTAGTTAACCAAGCGGCTAAAGCACGGTATATGTTTGGTGGGAAAGCCACTGTGCCAATGGTAGTCCGCTTGCCTGGCGGATCCGGCACGGGTGCAGCTGCACAGCATTCTCAGTCCCTTGAAACAATCTTGATGCACATTCCTGGGCTCAAGGTCGTTGCTCCCAGTACACCCTACGATGCAAAGGGATTGTTGATCAGCAGCATACGTGATCAGAATCCAGTATGTTTTGTTGAGCATAAATTGCTGTATAAAATCAAAGGTGAAGTCCCAGAAGAGGAGTATTTGATCCCCTTGGGTGAAGCCGATATAAAACGTGTTGGACGGGACATTACTATTGTTGCTTCGGGCATTATGGTCCATAAGTCTCTTGATGCAGCAAAGATTGTGGAAGAAGATGGTATTTCTATAGAAGTTGTGGATCCCCGAACATTATCTCCATTGGATGTGGATACCATCGCCAAATCCGTCAAGAAAACCGGCAGACTTTTAGTTGTACACGAAGCGGTTAAAACAGCGGGTTGGGCAGGCGAAGTGATGGCTTCAGTTTCGGAAACAAAAGCCTGGGATTATTTGGATGCCCCTATGCGCCGTTTGACCGGTAAAGACGTCCCAATCCCCTACAACCGACATCTTGAAGCGGCTGCTGTACCCCAAGTTGATGATATTGTTCGCGAAGTGCGAGCAATGGTAAACAACAAGTATTGA
- a CDS encoding NAD(P)H-dependent oxidoreductase, which yields MATLKEELIEAEESRGPFRVGLVGAGQMGTGMISQIEKMHGMKIVAVSDIMPSRAKDAYIEASVPEKLVHEIDDDLSRADELIRDGQRVATHSSNFLAQIPSLDVIVECTGIPNVGAEVCYQAIQAGKPIVNMNVETDATIGYILTQKAQEKGVIYSLVAGDEPGSIKEIFDFADALGFEIVTIGKGKNNPLDRSATPDSLAKIAQQREMSAKMLCSFVDGTKTMVEMTSIGNATGYAPEVRGAYGPKCSVTDLPKMFVPKSDGGIFEAKGAVDYAIGPAPGVFVIIATDQPKIRKDLNYLGLTGHGNYWSLYRPYHLANLEAPITIANIVLHQKETLNHKIFPVAETIAIAKRDLEVGDVIDGLGMFTIYGMIEKASVAYEQGLVPMGLTVGGKIVKPVKMGTAIRYEDIALKEDDLIYKLRREQDKLVS from the coding sequence ATGGCAACCCTAAAAGAAGAACTAATAGAAGCAGAGGAATCACGTGGTCCGTTCCGGGTAGGACTTGTGGGGGCAGGCCAGATGGGGACTGGAATGATATCGCAAATTGAGAAAATGCACGGCATGAAAATCGTTGCCGTTTCTGATATCATGCCATCCCGAGCTAAAGATGCCTATATCGAAGCTAGTGTGCCTGAAAAACTTGTGCACGAAATTGACGATGACTTGTCAAGGGCTGACGAGTTAATTCGCGATGGCCAGCGCGTCGCCACACATTCTTCAAATTTTTTAGCACAAATTCCATCATTGGATGTTATTGTTGAGTGTACAGGCATTCCTAATGTTGGCGCTGAAGTTTGTTATCAAGCAATTCAAGCAGGCAAGCCAATTGTTAATATGAATGTGGAAACTGATGCAACCATTGGATACATTCTGACACAAAAAGCTCAAGAAAAAGGTGTAATTTATTCATTGGTGGCAGGAGATGAACCCGGTTCGATTAAAGAGATTTTTGACTTTGCTGACGCTTTAGGATTCGAGATAGTGACCATTGGCAAAGGGAAAAACAATCCCTTAGATCGCTCAGCCACACCGGATTCTCTAGCAAAAATTGCTCAACAACGAGAAATGAGCGCAAAAATGTTGTGCTCGTTTGTTGACGGCACAAAAACTATGGTAGAGATGACCTCAATTGGTAATGCGACCGGCTATGCACCAGAAGTACGGGGCGCTTATGGCCCGAAATGCAGCGTTACAGATCTGCCTAAGATGTTTGTTCCAAAATCTGATGGTGGTATTTTTGAAGCAAAGGGTGCTGTTGATTACGCTATCGGCCCAGCACCAGGTGTATTTGTTATCATCGCTACCGACCAGCCAAAAATACGGAAAGATCTGAATTACCTTGGTCTGACCGGCCATGGCAATTACTGGAGCCTTTATCGCCCTTACCATTTAGCAAACCTGGAAGCACCGATCACCATAGCAAACATTGTTTTACACCAAAAAGAAACGCTTAATCACAAAATCTTTCCTGTAGCAGAAACCATTGCTATCGCCAAACGCGACCTTGAAGTCGGCGATGTGATAGATGGTTTGGGAATGTTCACGATTTATGGAATGATTGAGAAAGCTTCTGTTGCTTATGAACAGGGTTTAGTGCCTATGGGCTTAACTGTCGGAGGTAAGATTGTTAAACCCGTAAAAATGGGCACAGCAATTCGATACGAGGACATTGCCTTGAAAGAAGATGATCTGATTTACAAATTGCGCCGGGAGCAGGATAAACTGGTCAGTTAA
- a CDS encoding dihydrolipoamide acetyltransferase family protein encodes MPIPFIMPKMDMDQETVVINEWLKKEGDMVEKGEPVVIIETDKITSEVEAPASGRLAGVLYADNEEVPVTQVIAYILEKDETEADIPDLPHKKQETFDQHPPQETLDIEPEKKHKPATPVAKRMADAEKVDLSKVPSTGEKITKEDVLSYIESLDKVAPRVQVPATPAARRIAQEQKVSLSEIIGTGPSGRVQAADVGTFIIESSEKTQPSVSLVETLPLSRIRKRIADKMTESYQNAPHIYLTVEVDMHEAEESRKRINQLANEIPVSLTSYLIRVVAWALKRHPFLNAGFEDGHIKLWDQVNIGIATAIDEGLIVPVIHNADQKTIREISKDLAYLTTQAKAGVLTMEEVRDGTFTISNLGMFGIQSFTAIINPPQTAILAVGSIKRKPIVIDKEDTIKVRPMMMMTLGADHRVVDGAVAANFLTDLVKALETPELLLM; translated from the coding sequence ATGCCCATTCCCTTTATTATGCCTAAGATGGATATGGACCAGGAGACAGTCGTCATCAACGAGTGGTTAAAGAAAGAGGGCGACATGGTAGAAAAAGGTGAGCCGGTTGTCATCATAGAAACCGATAAAATCACCAGTGAAGTTGAAGCCCCCGCATCGGGTCGTTTGGCTGGGGTCTTATATGCCGATAATGAAGAGGTGCCTGTTACTCAAGTGATCGCATATATCCTTGAAAAAGATGAAACCGAAGCCGACATACCTGATTTGCCACATAAAAAGCAAGAAACATTTGACCAGCATCCGCCACAGGAAACATTGGATATCGAACCAGAGAAGAAACATAAGCCAGCCACCCCTGTTGCAAAACGAATGGCAGACGCGGAAAAAGTTGATTTGTCTAAGGTACCGTCTACCGGTGAAAAGATCACAAAAGAAGATGTCTTGTCCTACATTGAGAGCCTTGATAAGGTTGCGCCCCGAGTCCAAGTGCCTGCTACCCCTGCAGCTCGGCGAATTGCACAGGAACAAAAAGTTTCTTTGTCTGAAATTATAGGGACTGGCCCAAGTGGACGGGTTCAGGCAGCCGATGTTGGTACTTTCATTATTGAAAGCTCAGAAAAAACACAGCCGTCTGTTTCCCTGGTGGAAACTTTGCCTTTATCTCGCATTCGAAAACGAATCGCTGACAAGATGACAGAGAGCTATCAAAATGCGCCCCATATTTACCTAACAGTTGAAGTCGACATGCATGAAGCCGAAGAAAGTCGAAAGCGCATCAATCAGTTAGCCAATGAAATCCCGGTTTCTTTAACAAGCTACCTCATTCGAGTCGTGGCTTGGGCACTAAAGCGTCACCCATTCTTGAATGCTGGATTTGAGGATGGACATATTAAACTGTGGGATCAAGTTAATATCGGGATTGCCACAGCGATTGATGAAGGGTTAATCGTGCCAGTGATTCACAATGCTGATCAGAAAACAATTCGAGAAATCAGCAAAGACCTTGCCTACCTAACCACTCAAGCAAAAGCTGGCGTATTAACAATGGAAGAGGTTCGAGATGGCACATTCACTATCTCAAACCTGGGGATGTTTGGCATTCAATCTTTTACAGCAATTATAAACCCACCACAGACTGCCATACTTGCGGTGGGTTCTATAAAGCGCAAGCCCATCGTAATTGATAAAGAAGACACAATTAAAGTGCGTCCTATGATGATGATGACATTAGGTGCCGATCATCGTGTTGTAGATGGCGCTGTTGCGGCAAACTTTTTAACAGACCTCGTCAAAGCGCTCGAAACACCAGAGCTTTTATTGATGTAA
- a CDS encoding sn-glycerol-1-phosphate dehydrogenase — MQTKYPFIYIGSDTLEALSSYCSKQKLDCFTLVTDQNIYPRWGEPVQKTLRDLGFNVQSIILEGDPITPDENYLIKILLITNDAPCTYLAVGSGTITDMVRFVADRTQSAFISLPSAPSMDGYASSGSSLTIQGLKQTVIARPPIAIFADLPTLSKAPRDMIAAGFGDVFGKFTALADWAMGNLTIRDPYDPNLAGRVSKRLEQSVKLIDHLEDAWEQNIYALTDALLDVGLCMLEMGNSRPASGSEHSCSHYWEMKLLREGRPAIYHGTKVGIASMLMAERYEWIKKIDIDEVNRRLASTPMPILEDEISTIRNVYGSIADDIIRSQKIYLEMTPEEYHKVQERISSHWPDIQALARSVPSPEEMGRLLHKAGLPVEPEEINLTKEDVKEALYYGHYLRNPFTIIKLLRMLGIDVVTGE; from the coding sequence ATGCAAACAAAATACCCTTTTATTTATATTGGCAGTGATACTTTAGAAGCTTTAAGTTCTTATTGCTCTAAACAGAAGCTGGATTGTTTCACTTTAGTCACAGATCAAAACATCTACCCTCGATGGGGCGAGCCAGTTCAAAAAACTTTACGGGATCTTGGTTTTAATGTGCAATCAATTATCCTTGAAGGTGACCCTATAACTCCAGATGAAAATTATTTAATAAAAATATTATTAATAACGAATGATGCGCCGTGTACTTACCTAGCGGTAGGTTCGGGCACAATTACGGATATGGTTCGTTTCGTAGCCGATCGTACACAATCGGCCTTTATTTCCCTGCCATCTGCCCCGTCAATGGATGGATATGCATCTTCGGGGAGTTCGTTAACAATTCAGGGATTGAAACAAACGGTTATCGCCCGTCCACCAATTGCTATTTTTGCTGACCTACCAACATTATCAAAGGCACCCCGCGACATGATTGCGGCTGGTTTTGGTGATGTTTTTGGCAAATTTACAGCGCTAGCAGATTGGGCAATGGGAAACCTAACAATTCGTGATCCTTATGACCCCAATTTGGCAGGACGTGTTTCGAAACGCTTAGAGCAGAGTGTCAAATTAATCGATCATCTTGAAGATGCTTGGGAGCAAAACATTTATGCATTGACCGATGCTTTATTGGACGTAGGCTTGTGTATGTTGGAGATGGGAAATTCGCGTCCTGCGTCGGGCTCAGAACATTCATGTTCACATTACTGGGAGATGAAATTGCTACGAGAAGGGCGACCGGCAATTTACCACGGGACCAAGGTAGGCATCGCTTCTATGTTGATGGCAGAACGTTATGAATGGATTAAGAAAATTGACATTGATGAAGTTAATAGGCGTTTGGCGTCTACACCAATGCCAATTTTGGAAGATGAGATCAGCACAATCCGTAATGTGTATGGCTCTATAGCCGATGACATCATTCGCTCACAAAAGATCTATCTTGAAATGACTCCCGAAGAGTACCATAAAGTTCAGGAACGAATCAGTTCCCACTGGCCCGATATTCAAGCTCTGGCGCGTTCTGTCCCTTCACCTGAAGAAATGGGTCGATTGTTGCACAAAGCAGGATTGCCAGTGGAACCTGAAGAGATTAACCTTACAAAAGAAGATGTTAAAGAAGCCCTTTATTATGGTCACTACTTAAGAAACCCATTCACAATCATTAAACTTCTGCGTATGTTGGGCATTGACGTCGTTACCGGCGAGTAA
- a CDS encoding thiamine pyrophosphate-dependent dehydrogenase E1 component subunit alpha has translation MEYRQFAEFDNETTTDLIAKSKKLGLSEKNLIEMYRTMISIRLFEEMADKLYALGKVHGTMHLSAGQEGVAVGAGFVMREDDYLLNHHRGHGHFIASGADINKMMAEFLGKETGYCRGRGGSMHIADVEANNLGANGIVGGGIQLAAGVGLAIKLMGTDQVVLAIFGDGAANQGILHESMNMASIWALPVIYLCENNGYGMSADIAKVSSKTPFKDRALAHNIPGYYIDGNDVLAVYETMKNAVEHCRARKGPVFIEAQTYRYFGHSKSDRNLYRTKEEIDAWKRHDPIDRFQNLLLEAKIIDDKDIEKIQEDVKQLIDNAVKFAEESPEPDVTEVMGWVYA, from the coding sequence ATGGAATATAGACAGTTCGCAGAGTTTGACAATGAAACAACGACGGATTTAATAGCTAAGTCCAAAAAATTAGGTTTGTCTGAAAAAAACCTGATCGAAATGTATCGCACTATGATATCTATTCGACTATTTGAGGAAATGGCTGATAAATTGTACGCCTTGGGAAAAGTACATGGCACTATGCACTTATCGGCTGGGCAAGAAGGGGTTGCTGTCGGAGCAGGTTTTGTAATGAGAGAAGATGATTACCTGCTTAACCATCATCGAGGGCATGGGCATTTTATTGCCAGCGGTGCAGATATCAACAAAATGATGGCAGAATTCCTGGGCAAGGAGACGGGCTACTGTAGGGGGCGGGGAGGATCGATGCACATTGCTGACGTAGAGGCTAACAACTTGGGCGCTAATGGTATTGTTGGTGGAGGCATACAGCTTGCTGCTGGGGTTGGTTTAGCCATCAAATTGATGGGTACCGACCAGGTTGTACTGGCAATTTTTGGTGACGGCGCAGCAAATCAAGGTATTCTTCACGAGTCAATGAATATGGCTTCTATCTGGGCTCTCCCGGTAATTTACTTATGTGAAAACAACGGGTATGGAATGTCGGCTGATATTGCTAAGGTTAGTTCAAAAACGCCTTTCAAAGATCGGGCACTTGCTCATAACATTCCTGGTTATTACATTGATGGAAATGATGTTTTGGCCGTTTACGAAACAATGAAAAACGCAGTCGAGCACTGCCGAGCGAGAAAAGGTCCAGTTTTTATCGAAGCTCAAACATACCGCTATTTCGGTCACTCGAAGAGCGATCGAAACCTTTACCGCACAAAAGAAGAAATCGACGCCTGGAAACGACATGATCCAATTGATCGATTTCAGAACTTGTTGTTAGAAGCAAAGATAATTGATGATAAAGACATTGAAAAAATACAAGAAGATGTGAAACAACTTATCGATAATGCAGTTAAATTTGCTGAAGAATCGCCGGAACCTGATGTTACAGAAGTTATGGGGTGGGTCTATGCCTGA
- a CDS encoding ABC transporter ATP-binding protein, translated as MAQLELSNISKSYNKVTVVQDFNIKIADGEFLTLLGPSGCGKTTTLRMVAGFTEPTTGSILLDGKPIFSTDKKISLAPEQRDMGMVFQSYAVWPHMNVFKNVAYPLKFKKFSQTEVRQKVSEVLNLVKLSGFEDRMPDQLSGGQQQRVALARALVMEPKVLLLDEPLSNLDAKLRESMRFEIVELQKRLSMTVFYVTHDQTEAMSMSDRIVVMQDGFIKQIGSPREIYQKPNSQFVAGFIGLANFIPCIVDAITSDHARVKLLDGSSDHFLDVPVIPNMFNLGEEAIMMVRTEDVEILPFDQGGTRAVLVRQNYLGDKSDCLLKLGPIEIRANIGIYAELENGQEVKLTFSNPIILKK; from the coding sequence ATGGCACAATTAGAACTTAGCAATATTTCTAAATCTTACAATAAAGTTACGGTTGTACAAGATTTCAATATAAAAATAGCAGATGGTGAATTTCTAACCTTGCTTGGTCCATCAGGATGTGGAAAGACCACAACCTTACGCATGGTTGCAGGTTTTACAGAGCCAACAACTGGTAGCATCTTATTGGACGGCAAACCAATTTTTTCTACAGACAAGAAAATATCTCTAGCCCCTGAACAGCGTGATATGGGTATGGTCTTTCAATCTTATGCTGTTTGGCCTCATATGAATGTATTTAAAAATGTGGCTTACCCATTAAAGTTTAAGAAATTTAGTCAAACCGAGGTGCGACAGAAGGTTTCAGAAGTTTTGAATCTGGTCAAATTAAGTGGCTTTGAAGATCGCATGCCAGATCAACTTTCAGGTGGTCAACAGCAGAGGGTTGCTTTGGCACGAGCTTTGGTCATGGAACCTAAAGTATTGCTATTGGATGAGCCTTTATCTAACCTTGATGCAAAATTACGTGAAAGTATGCGTTTTGAAATTGTAGAGTTACAAAAGCGCTTATCAATGACAGTATTTTATGTAACTCATGACCAGACTGAGGCCATGTCAATGTCCGATCGCATTGTAGTGATGCAAGATGGTTTTATAAAACAAATTGGTTCACCCAGAGAAATTTACCAGAAACCTAACAGTCAATTTGTAGCAGGGTTTATTGGTTTGGCTAATTTCATCCCGTGCATCGTGGATGCAATTACAAGTGACCACGCGCGAGTAAAACTATTAGATGGATCATCAGATCACTTTTTGGACGTTCCCGTTATACCGAATATGTTTAATCTAGGTGAAGAAGCCATTATGATGGTAAGGACTGAAGATGTGGAAATTTTGCCTTTCGACCAAGGAGGTACGCGAGCTGTACTTGTCAGACAAAATTACTTGGGAGACAAAAGCGATTGTTTGTTGAAGTTAGGCCCTATCGAAATTCGGGCAAATATTGGAATCTATGCTGAATTGGAAAACGGGCAAGAGGTCAAACTTACTTTTTCGAACCCGATTATATTAAAGAAATAA
- a CDS encoding ABC transporter permease, whose protein sequence is MKTATSKKQVDRSRLIQSTIFFLGIIIFVLLLALIIFPSWTLIKTSLTANKQFSFQNYGELLSDSSTYLALKNTLFVSSLGSIGATIIGVLVAWLLARTDIPYKRFWQTLLIVPYLIPPFIGAIAWVYLVGPVGYINKLWIAISGTIRPLIKIYSKWGIIFVMAFYSYPIAYMMTLGPLRQMNPSLEEAARISGASIGRTLRDIVIPLMIPSIGGAFLLIFMSMMANFGIPAVIGMPARYYVMTTKIFLTILNYDKANNLALAAGLSMLLVVIATIMMSLQRLLQKGKSFSIISGKSSQPQLVALGKWKPLAVTFLSIMVIGTVIAPLTAIFLTSITRVIGIPLTADNLTLNNYIQVVVGVAKVKRAIRNSLLMAAGSATVIVIISLILSYLLVRVRVKGSQLIETITLLPYAIPGTVVALALILAFLKPLPLIGISIYNTIWIIVIGYITRFLTLGIRSISAAFEQVHVSLEEAARMSGANFITAFKDIVIPLIKTNVFAGWFMAFIPALTELTLSILLFSVGNETLGTVVFGLHQEGKVLMTAALAFMVTLIVLTLNFITNKVTKNQMGF, encoded by the coding sequence ATGAAAACAGCAACATCAAAAAAACAGGTTGACCGTAGTCGATTAATTCAATCGACCATCTTCTTTTTGGGCATTATCATTTTTGTCCTTCTATTAGCTCTGATCATTTTCCCATCTTGGACGCTCATAAAAACCAGCCTAACCGCAAATAAGCAATTTTCATTTCAAAATTACGGTGAGCTACTGAGTGATTCCAGCACGTATTTAGCACTAAAAAACACATTGTTTGTGTCGAGTTTGGGTAGTATTGGAGCCACAATCATTGGCGTGCTTGTTGCTTGGTTATTAGCACGAACAGATATCCCTTATAAGCGTTTCTGGCAAACCTTATTGATTGTTCCTTACTTGATACCACCATTCATTGGAGCAATAGCCTGGGTTTATTTAGTTGGGCCAGTAGGTTACATCAATAAACTCTGGATAGCAATCAGTGGAACGATCCGGCCGTTAATAAAAATTTACAGCAAGTGGGGCATAATCTTTGTCATGGCTTTTTATAGTTATCCAATTGCCTATATGATGACACTAGGACCACTTCGACAGATGAATCCCTCATTAGAAGAGGCGGCACGTATATCTGGAGCCTCAATTGGGCGCACTTTGCGAGATATTGTTATACCTTTGATGATTCCGAGTATTGGTGGAGCGTTTTTGCTTATTTTCATGTCAATGATGGCCAACTTCGGGATTCCAGCAGTCATTGGAATGCCAGCTCGGTATTATGTCATGACGACTAAAATTTTCCTGACCATATTAAATTATGACAAAGCCAATAATTTGGCGCTCGCGGCTGGCTTGTCGATGCTTCTGGTGGTCATCGCAACAATTATGATGAGCTTGCAACGTTTATTACAAAAGGGTAAAAGTTTTTCGATCATCAGCGGAAAAAGCTCACAGCCACAGCTCGTTGCTTTGGGTAAGTGGAAGCCTCTTGCCGTCACTTTTTTGTCTATTATGGTCATCGGAACGGTTATCGCACCACTGACAGCGATCTTTCTCACATCAATCACGCGTGTCATTGGCATCCCACTTACAGCCGACAACCTGACCTTAAACAATTACATTCAAGTTGTCGTTGGTGTGGCAAAAGTAAAACGAGCGATAAGAAACAGCTTGCTTATGGCGGCCGGTTCGGCGACTGTGATTGTTATAATTTCTTTAATTCTTTCTTACTTGCTCGTGCGTGTTCGCGTAAAGGGGAGTCAGTTAATTGAAACGATCACTCTCTTGCCTTATGCAATACCAGGAACCGTAGTTGCTCTGGCTTTGATCCTAGCTTTTCTAAAACCTTTGCCGCTTATAGGCATCTCAATATACAACACGATATGGATCATTGTTATTGGCTATATTACTAGGTTTTTAACTTTGGGTATCAGGTCAATAAGTGCCGCCTTCGAGCAAGTACATGTATCTTTGGAAGAAGCCGCTCGAATGTCGGGCGCCAATTTTATTACAGCTTTTAAGGATATTGTCATCCCACTAATCAAAACGAATGTTTTTGCAGGCTGGTTTATGGCTTTTATTCCTGCTTTGACAGAGTTGACCCTTTCTATCTTATTGTTCTCAGTCGGCAACGAAACTCTAGGAACAGTCGTTTTTGGCTTGCACCAGGAAGGAAAAGTCTTAATGACAGCTGCGTTAGCGTTTATGGTTACTCTGATTGTTTTGACACTCAACTTTATAACTAACAAAGTTACAAAAAATCAGATGGGATTCTAA